A genome region from Populus alba chromosome 5, ASM523922v2, whole genome shotgun sequence includes the following:
- the LOC118061779 gene encoding anamorsin homolog: MDTKRMLQNSVLALTDDTLISIGTVANAAREVSNYGVDQCDPQIITQASSLSKLPLEPSSVDIVIPIFRSIEFPGDLLVKEMFRVLKPGGTILIYSSQQSVIGETDKAISGLKRKLLLGGFLEAEALQPKSVGLSNVVRSFGVKAKKPSWNIGSSFALKKSIKSPVKVQNDDYSDLIDEDSLLTEEDLKKPQLPPVGDCEVGSTRKACKNCTCGRAEEEEKVKLGPTMDQLNNPQSACGSCGLGDAFRCGTCPYKGLPPFKLGEKVSLSENFLVADI, from the exons ATG GATACTAAGAGAATGCTGCAGAATTCTGTATTGGCTTTAACAGATGATACTCTTATTTCAATTGGTACTGTAGCAAATGCGGCAAGGGAGGTTTCCAATTATGGGGTTGATCAGTGTGATCCTCAAATTATCACTCAAGCATCATCTCTAA GTAAGCTGCCATTGGAGCCTTCCTCCGTGGATATTGTCATTCCCATCTTCAGATCAATTGAATTTCCTGGTGACCTGTTGGTAAAGGAAATGTTTAGAGTGCTGAAGCCTGGTGGAACCATTCTGATTTACAGTTCTCAGCAATCTGTTATAGGGGAAACTGACAAG GCAATTTCTGGTCTTAAGCGCAAGTTGCTTTTGGGTGGTTTCTTGGAAGCGGAAGCTCTACAACCAAAATCTGTTGGACTCTCCAATGTGGTTCGTTCTTTTGGG GTCAAGGCCAAAAAACCTTCTTGGAATATTGGTTCATCCTTTGCACTAAAGAAATCCATAAAATCACCCGTCAAGGTTCAAAATGATGATTATTCAGATTTGATTGACGAGGATAGCCTTTTGACAGAAGAAGATTTGAAGAAACCTCAGCTACCACCTG TTGGTGATTGTGAGGTTGGAAGCACAAGGAAGGCTTGCAAGAACTGCACTTGTGGTAGAGCTGAGGAAGAGGAGAAAGTGAAGTTGGGACCGACTATGGATCAGCTGAACAATCCACAATCAGCATGTGGCAGT TGTGGACTAGGGGATGCTTTTCGTTGCGGAACATGCCCTTACAAAGGTCTTCCCCCATTCAAACTTGGTGAAAAG GTTTCACTGTCTGAAAACTTTCTCGTGGCAGACATTTGA
- the LOC118061778 gene encoding protein COFACTOR ASSEMBLY OF COMPLEX C SUBUNIT B CCB3, chloroplastic produces MAALSSLHHNKNHIRWAPLIHKKAKFNVSERLNCPTRGHSSQGDQVLSSRTCCFTRVAASLNVDLAMSHGDISGEPFSPPEAVGNINVGIPKTSEAASNLIQRLMLADLDPAAAKSAVGILGPFLSAFSFLFIVRIVMSWYPKLPVGKFPYVLVYAPTEPLLIPTRKLIPPLGGVDVTPVVWFGLLSFLNEILVGPQGLLVLLSQQIS; encoded by the exons ATGGCAGCATTATCTTCTCTCCACCACAACAAGAATCATATAAGATGGGCGCCTTTGATACACAAGAAAGCCAAATTTAATGTTTCT GAGAGGTTGAACTGCCCTACCAGAGGACATTCCAGCCAAGGCGATCAAGTCCTGTCGTCAAGGACGTGCTGCTTTACCAGAGTCGCAGCTTCTCTTAATGTAGACCTCGCAATGTCACATGGAGACATTTCAGGGGAGCCGTTTAGCCCTCCTGAGGCTGTGGGGAATATCAACGTAGGCATACCAAAAACATCAGAAGCTGCCTCAAATTTAATTCAGAGATTGATGCTGGCAGATTTAGACCCTGCCGCAGCGAAGTCAGCGGTAGGTATCTTGGGGCCGTTCCTCTCAGCATTTTCCTTTCTATTTATTGTGAGGATAGTAATGTCATGGTACCCAAAGCTTCCGGTCGGGAAGTTTCCATATGTGTTAGTTTATGCTCCCACAGAACCACTTCTCATTCCGACCAGAAAGCTGATTCCACCACTTGGAGGAGTGGATGTGACTCCTGTGGTATGGTTTGGGTTATTGAGTTTCCTTAACGAAATATTGGTCGGTCCTCAAGGGCTTCTGGTTCTTCTTTCTCAGCAGATTAGCTGA